The Methanobrevibacter sp. sequence TTTAAACAAGATATTATAAAAATTTTTGTATTAAATGTAAATTATTTATGTTCCTTTTTAACATTTTTTAAATGTACCAACTTAGATTACTTTTGAATATAGTAACCTTAATATTGATGAAAAAGATAGTATTAATTGGATTTAATTTTTATAATTATGTGAGGAAATGATATTATGGTAGAAACTTATGTTTTTGGACATAAAAGTCCTGATAGTGATACAATAACATCAAGTATTGTTATGGCTAATTTAGAAAATGAATTGGGCAATACTGATGCTAAAGCTTATAGATTAGGTAATATTAACAAGGAAACTGAATTTATTTTAAATTATTTGGGAATTGAAGCTCCTGAACTTTTAGAATCAGTTGATGATGGGGCAAATGTAATTTTGGTGGATCACAATTCCCCTTCAGAATCAGTTGACAATATTGAAAATGCGAATATCTTAAAAGTTGTTGACCATCATAAGTTAGCACTGGAAACATCTTATCCTTTGTTTTTAAGATTTGAACCGGTAGGATGTACTGAAACCATTTTATGCAAGTTATATGAAGAAAATAATGTTGAAATTTCTAAAGAGATTGCTACATTGATGTTGTCTGCAATTATCTCAGACACTTTACTTTTAAAATCTCCTACAACAACTGAAGATGATAAGTTTGCTGTTGAAAAACTTGCAAAAATTGCTGAAGTTGACGCAGAAGAATATGGTTTGGAAATGCTTAAGGCAGGTACTGATTTAAG is a genomic window containing:
- a CDS encoding manganese-dependent inorganic pyrophosphatase; the encoded protein is MVETYVFGHKSPDSDTITSSIVMANLENELGNTDAKAYRLGNINKETEFILNYLGIEAPELLESVDDGANVILVDHNSPSESVDNIENANILKVVDHHKLALETSYPLFLRFEPVGCTETILCKLYEENNVEISKEIATLMLSAIISDTLLLKSPTTTEDDKFAVEKLAKIAEVDAEEYGLEMLKAGTDLSSFSIEEILALDAKQIDFKDVKSIVNQVNTADISDVMSMKDELEEGINKIIEDENLDLFMLLITDIVNSNSQVIALGKDASLVEKAYGITLEDNTVLLEGVVSRKKQVVPIMTENA